From a single Paenibacillus sp. FSL R5-0345 genomic region:
- a CDS encoding FtsW/RodA/SpoVE family cell cycle protein: MLEKLKKIDSVILIVLVMLMVISIFSIYSVTNGRLVQKLEGFHLQMLKYYIVGFVAFFVLTFVDYRIFVKYALYIYILGIGLLVSVSFFGKVKNGAQLGLEIGGLSFQPAELFKLILILLLASILVRKQGATLTFWKGVVPLALLTLLPFAIVIVQNDLGNALSYIVILIGLLWIGNIKISHALIGLIIVGGLGLAGILSYIHYHDEAVHFFEETLGRKHLVDRFDPWLVPDLASDDASYHTKNAKVAIASGGMSGEGYMQGSSVQSNRVPYTYSDAIFVQIAEEFGFVGSALLLLLFFILLHRMILIALESRERSGPFLIIGITAMLLYQILENIGAFIGLMPLTGITLPFISYGGTSLLINMACMGIVMSVHLYGRDVEEDSQLPKALALKL; encoded by the coding sequence ATGCTTGAAAAGCTCAAGAAAATCGATAGTGTGATCCTTATTGTTCTAGTTATGCTGATGGTCATTAGTATTTTTTCCATATATAGCGTGACTAATGGTAGATTAGTTCAGAAACTAGAGGGCTTCCATTTACAAATGCTGAAATACTATATTGTTGGGTTTGTAGCTTTCTTTGTGCTTACTTTTGTGGATTACAGGATATTTGTGAAATATGCTCTTTATATTTATATTTTGGGTATAGGTCTGCTGGTGTCAGTAAGTTTTTTTGGTAAGGTGAAGAACGGTGCACAACTGGGGCTGGAGATAGGCGGTCTTAGCTTTCAACCTGCGGAGCTTTTTAAGTTGATATTGATTCTTTTACTCGCGTCCATTCTGGTCCGTAAACAAGGGGCTACCTTAACCTTCTGGAAGGGAGTCGTCCCGCTGGCGCTTCTTACATTGCTCCCTTTTGCTATAGTGATTGTACAGAATGATCTGGGGAATGCGCTAAGCTACATCGTTATATTGATCGGACTTCTGTGGATCGGGAATATCAAAATTTCACATGCGCTCATCGGGCTAATTATAGTTGGCGGATTGGGTCTTGCAGGAATTCTGAGCTATATACATTATCATGATGAAGCGGTTCATTTTTTTGAGGAGACCCTTGGCAGGAAGCATTTAGTAGATCGTTTTGATCCATGGCTCGTACCTGATTTGGCGTCAGATGATGCAAGCTATCACACGAAAAATGCTAAAGTAGCTATTGCCTCCGGAGGGATGAGCGGCGAGGGGTACATGCAAGGAAGCTCTGTGCAGAGTAACCGTGTTCCTTATACCTATTCGGATGCTATATTCGTACAGATTGCGGAGGAGTTTGGGTTCGTGGGTTCAGCGCTGCTGTTGTTACTATTCTTTATTCTTCTTCATCGGATGATATTGATTGCCCTAGAGAGTAGGGAGCGCAGCGGCCCATTTTTGATTATTGGAATTACGGCCATGCTGCTATATCAAATCTTAGAAAATATTGGAGCTTTTATCGGTCTAATGCCGCTTACGGGAATTACACTTCCATTTATCAGCTATGGAGGCACGTCACTTTTAATCAATATGGCCTGTATGGGGATTGTAATGAGTGTGCATCTTTATGGGCGGGATGTTGAGGAAGATTCGCAGCTGCCTAAGGCGCTTGCTTTAAAGTTATAG
- a CDS encoding FtsW/RodA/SpoVE family cell cycle protein, translated as MLQKIKKIDGAIVVVLLLLMTVSIFAIYSVTHGREKLDGHHIRMMMYYAIGFIAFIGMTFLDYRILVKYALYIYLFGIGILVLVSFLGETKNNAQGWLSLPGGLSLQPAELFKLILILFLAAMLVRKNKSKLLFWRDVVPLGLLTLFPFLIVLTQNDLGNALSYIVILAGLLWIGNIKYTHALIGLVIVASSAIAGIMSYIHYHDEIKTFLTDIGRSHWIERFDPWLVPDKATAKALYHTKNAKLAIASGGMSGEGYMNGSSVQTDRVPYTYSDSIFVQIAEEFGFVGSAFVLLLYFILIHRMILIALESRDRAGPFLIVGIVAMMLYQIFENIGAFIGLMPLTGITLPFISFGGTSLLINMASIGLVMSVRLHGQDVEEDLPKPTPYAAAKQV; from the coding sequence GTGCTTCAGAAGATTAAGAAGATTGATGGTGCTATCGTAGTCGTTCTGTTATTGCTCATGACTGTCAGCATCTTCGCCATATATAGTGTGACACATGGAAGAGAAAAGCTGGACGGACATCATATCCGTATGATGATGTATTATGCAATTGGCTTTATTGCTTTTATTGGAATGACCTTTTTAGATTACAGAATTTTAGTGAAATACGCGTTATATATTTATTTGTTTGGGATAGGTATTCTGGTCCTCGTAAGCTTTTTGGGAGAAACCAAGAATAATGCCCAAGGCTGGTTGTCCCTCCCTGGTGGACTGAGTCTTCAACCTGCCGAGCTATTTAAGCTGATATTAATTCTATTCCTGGCAGCTATGCTCGTCCGAAAGAATAAGAGTAAGCTCTTATTTTGGCGGGATGTTGTGCCGCTGGGTCTATTGACCTTATTTCCGTTCCTTATTGTCCTTACACAGAATGACCTTGGGAATGCCTTGTCTTACATTGTGATTCTTGCAGGTCTGTTATGGATTGGTAACATTAAGTACACTCATGCCTTAATCGGGCTAGTAATTGTAGCGAGTTCTGCGATTGCCGGCATTATGAGTTACATCCATTATCATGATGAAATTAAAACGTTCCTCACAGATATTGGCCGCTCACACTGGATCGAACGTTTCGACCCCTGGCTTGTTCCGGATAAAGCAACAGCGAAAGCTCTTTATCATACTAAAAACGCCAAACTGGCGATTGCCTCAGGTGGGATGAGTGGCGAGGGCTATATGAACGGCAGTTCTGTTCAGACGGATCGAGTGCCTTATACGTATTCGGACTCCATCTTTGTGCAGATTGCCGAGGAATTTGGATTCGTGGGTTCTGCGTTTGTGCTGCTACTATATTTTATCCTGATACACCGAATGATTCTGATCGCGCTGGAATCCAGAGATCGAGCGGGTCCGTTTCTGATCGTCGGTATTGTCGCGATGATGTTGTATCAGATTTTTGAGAATATCGGTGCGTTTATTGGCTTGATGCCGTTGACAGGTATCACGTTGCCGTTCATTAGCTTTGGGGGTACATCCCTGCTTATCAACATGGCCAGCATTGGACTGGTAATGAGTGTACGTCTGCATGGTCAGGATGTAGAGGAAGATTTGCCTAAGCCTACTCCTTATGCAGCTGCCAAACAGGTATAA
- the prmC gene encoding peptide chain release factor N(5)-glutamine methyltransferase: MDNNALNDGVFVMSEVKSIREAFAEASSFLSQSGCNEPQRSAQLLLEHVLGLSGAAYYMVLADPFPAAVKEAWEAGVTRRSMGEPVQYIIGEQEFYGRPFEVTPDVLIPRPETELLVEAILRYGAELWPDGMVALGEAAQEEGAASLTAAQDRAGDAESGRAARPLTAVDIGAGSGAISVTLAAEAPAWRVCAGDISPAALAVAKRNAMRSGTAVDFRLGDLLEPFAGMETDILVSNPPYIPGEDIAGLQREVRDHEPRTALDGGADGLDPYRRMMEQLSLLPAPPRLIGFELGFGQAEQVAELLVAAGHWKEIITINDLAGIPRHVLGIAR, encoded by the coding sequence ATGGATAATAATGCTTTGAACGATGGCGTATTTGTCATGTCGGAAGTGAAAAGCATCCGGGAAGCCTTTGCGGAGGCTTCTTCTTTTTTGAGCCAGAGCGGTTGTAATGAACCGCAGCGCAGTGCGCAATTGCTACTTGAGCATGTGCTTGGCTTGTCCGGAGCAGCGTATTACATGGTGCTGGCGGATCCTTTTCCAGCTGCGGTTAAAGAAGCGTGGGAGGCGGGAGTTACCCGCCGGAGTATGGGGGAGCCGGTGCAGTATATTATCGGCGAGCAAGAGTTTTACGGGCGTCCCTTTGAAGTGACGCCTGATGTTCTGATCCCGCGGCCAGAGACGGAGTTACTGGTCGAGGCGATTTTGCGGTACGGCGCGGAGCTGTGGCCGGATGGTATGGTTGCGCTGGGTGAAGCGGCGCAAGAAGAAGGCGCTGCTTCGTTAACGGCAGCGCAAGATCGTGCGGGCGACGCGGAAAGTGGACGCGCCGCACGGCCGCTGACCGCCGTCGACATCGGCGCCGGCAGCGGAGCGATCTCCGTCACGCTGGCGGCGGAAGCGCCGGCGTGGCGGGTCTGCGCCGGCGATATTTCGCCGGCGGCCTTGGCTGTGGCGAAGCGCAATGCGATGCGCTCCGGCACAGCCGTGGACTTTCGGCTCGGCGATCTGCTCGAGCCGTTCGCGGGGATGGAGACGGATATTCTCGTCTCCAACCCGCCGTACATTCCCGGCGAGGATATCGCCGGGCTGCAGCGTGAGGTGCGCGACCATGAGCCGCGCACTGCGCTGGATGGCGGGGCGGACGGGCTGGACCCGTACCGCCGGATGATGGAGCAGCTGTCGCTGCTCCCGGCACCGCCGCGCCTGATTGGCTTTGAACTCGGCTTCGGACAAGCCGAGCAAGTGGCCGAACTGCTTGTCGCGGCCGGCCATTGGAAAGAGATCATCACCATTAATGATCTGGCTGGAATTCCGCGTCATGTGCTTGGTATAGCACGATAA
- the prfA gene encoding peptide chain release factor 1 codes for MLDRLQSLADRYEKLSELLCDPDVANDSKKLRDYSKEQSDLQPAFEAYTEYKNVMEELEAAKQMQGEKLDDEMKEMVKMEIDDLSKRQVELEEQIRVLLLPKDPNDDKNVIVEIRGAAGGDEAALFASDLYRMYTRFADSQGWRVELMDVNASDLGGFKEVIFLINGRGAYSKLKYESGAHRVQRIPATESGGRIHTSTSTVSVMPEAEAFEIEIHDKDIRVDTFCSSGAGGQSVNTTKSAVRVTHVPTGIVATCQDGKSQNSNKEKALQVLRARISDMKRQEEEAKYAGERKSKVGTGDRSERIRTYNFPQSRVTDHRIGLTLHRLEQVMNGEITEIISALSIAEQADLMDSMDNG; via the coding sequence TTGTTGGACCGATTGCAATCCCTGGCGGACCGCTATGAGAAGCTCAGTGAACTGCTTTGTGATCCGGATGTTGCAAACGACAGTAAGAAACTGAGGGATTATTCCAAAGAACAATCAGACCTACAGCCTGCTTTTGAGGCGTATACTGAATATAAGAACGTAATGGAAGAGCTTGAAGCCGCTAAACAAATGCAAGGCGAAAAGCTTGATGATGAGATGAAGGAAATGGTCAAGATGGAAATTGACGACCTTTCCAAACGTCAGGTAGAGCTGGAAGAGCAAATCCGTGTATTGCTGCTGCCTAAAGACCCGAATGATGATAAGAACGTAATCGTCGAAATTCGTGGTGCGGCGGGTGGAGATGAAGCGGCATTATTCGCTTCCGACCTTTACCGGATGTACACCCGGTTTGCAGATTCACAAGGCTGGCGTGTGGAGTTAATGGATGTCAACGCGAGTGACCTTGGTGGATTTAAAGAGGTCATCTTCCTTATTAACGGCCGTGGTGCATACAGCAAGCTGAAATACGAAAGTGGTGCGCATCGCGTACAGCGTATCCCAGCAACTGAATCCGGTGGACGTATTCATACCTCTACTTCTACAGTATCGGTGATGCCGGAAGCTGAAGCATTTGAAATTGAAATCCATGATAAAGACATTCGTGTGGATACCTTCTGTTCAAGTGGTGCAGGCGGACAGTCTGTAAATACGACCAAGTCTGCAGTACGTGTAACTCATGTACCTACGGGCATTGTTGCTACTTGTCAGGATGGTAAGTCACAGAACTCCAATAAGGAAAAAGCACTACAAGTGCTTCGTGCCCGTATCTCTGATATGAAACGACAGGAAGAAGAAGCGAAGTATGCTGGTGAACGGAAGAGCAAAGTAGGTACGGGTGATCGAAGTGAGCGTATCCGGACGTATAACTTCCCGCAGAGCCGGGTTACAGATCATCGCATTGGCTTGACACTACACCGTTTGGAGCAGGTTATGAACGGAGAAATCACTGAAATTATTTCGGCTCTTTCAATTGCTGAACAAGCTGATTTGATGGATAGTATGGACAATGGATAA
- the ychF gene encoding redox-regulated ATPase YchF — protein MALKAGIVGLPNVGKSTLFNAITQAGAESANYPFCTIDPNVGVVEVPDERLDKLTELVQPNKTVPTAFEFVDIAGLVRGASKGEGLGNKFLAHIREVDAIVHVVRCFEDENVTHVDGKVNPISDIQTINLELILADIESIEKRIERSRKNIKGGDKKYAQEVELLERVKEVLYEDKPARSIELSDDEKLIIRDLHLLTLKPVLYAANVSEEEVASAEDNPYVQQVREFAATEGAEVVPISAKVEAEIAELEGEDKAMFLEELGLEESGLNRLIKAAYKLLGLYTYFTAGVQEVRAWTIRKGTKAPGAAGVIHTDFERGFIRAEVVAYADLVAAGSMNGAKERGQLRLEGKEYLVQDGDVMHFRFNV, from the coding sequence ATGGCTTTGAAAGCGGGAATCGTCGGTCTTCCTAACGTAGGAAAATCCACATTGTTTAATGCAATAACGCAAGCGGGAGCAGAATCCGCAAACTACCCTTTTTGCACGATTGACCCTAACGTTGGTGTCGTTGAAGTTCCGGACGAACGTCTTGATAAACTGACTGAGCTGGTACAACCTAACAAGACTGTACCTACTGCTTTTGAATTTGTTGATATCGCTGGTCTTGTGCGCGGTGCGAGTAAAGGTGAAGGACTAGGCAACAAGTTCCTAGCTCATATCCGCGAAGTAGACGCTATCGTTCATGTCGTTCGTTGTTTTGAAGATGAGAACGTTACCCACGTGGATGGAAAAGTAAATCCGATCAGCGACATTCAGACCATTAATTTGGAACTGATCCTTGCTGACATTGAGAGCATTGAGAAGCGGATTGAGCGTTCCCGTAAGAACATCAAAGGCGGCGACAAGAAATACGCCCAAGAAGTTGAACTGCTTGAACGCGTCAAAGAAGTGCTCTACGAAGATAAACCTGCACGTAGTATAGAATTGTCCGATGACGAGAAGCTTATTATCCGTGATCTTCATTTGTTAACATTGAAGCCAGTGCTGTATGCAGCGAATGTAAGTGAAGAAGAAGTAGCAAGTGCAGAGGATAATCCTTATGTGCAGCAAGTGCGTGAATTTGCAGCAACTGAAGGTGCTGAAGTTGTTCCGATCAGTGCTAAAGTAGAAGCTGAAATTGCCGAGCTTGAGGGCGAAGATAAAGCGATGTTCCTAGAAGAACTTGGGCTAGAAGAATCTGGTTTGAACCGTTTGATCAAAGCGGCTTACAAGCTGCTAGGCTTGTATACGTATTTCACAGCAGGCGTTCAGGAAGTTCGTGCATGGACCATTCGTAAGGGAACTAAAGCGCCCGGCGCTGCTGGTGTAATTCACACAGATTTTGAACGTGGATTTATCCGTGCTGAGGTAGTGGCTTACGCAGATCTTGTGGCAGCAGGCTCTATGAATGGTGCGAAAGAACGTGGTCAATTGCGTCTTGAAGGTAAAGAATATTTGGTGCAAGACGGCGACGTTATGCATTTCCGTTTCAACGTTTAA
- a CDS encoding S41 family peptidase: MRPRFVLPAAFSVAAILLLVSCNRGDLPGKKQLESEQVQASPVAPVVSSKVVEELPEAAVSPLTVEQRLEDFDYMWKIIEENYPFLEVNKRLYGEDWLANKEEYRNKVAAVKTDDEFFRRMRFVLSGLNNGHTNFLSKEEYPWFLESYIRAGLGSEPWVNVFQQSNVLVRYNQKPLTEQQQSPKESNNNVNSGEAGSKTGMTSGNVKKVIIEPDQIAYLGTRSFAGNLMEMDSSEIRDFLIEVKDYKTLILDIRGNGGGNSSYWRNNMVPLLINKPITYNTYSLYRGGDYSEAFMQARRLTEGLLPIANIKDEQMPNIPPEATTMFRNYNKNVDIVTPYQSVGFKGEIYLLVDSSVYSSAEGFAAFAKGTGFAMVVGGKTGGDGLGTDPLVAALPNSGYVFRFSLQMGLNSDGSCNEEVKTVPDVEVDPDTSKPLLDQPAIKKVLELAASQ, translated from the coding sequence GTGAGACCAAGGTTTGTATTACCAGCGGCTTTTTCTGTAGCTGCAATACTGTTACTGGTTAGTTGCAACCGTGGGGATTTGCCAGGGAAAAAGCAATTGGAGTCGGAGCAAGTTCAGGCAAGTCCGGTTGCGCCGGTAGTCTCTTCAAAGGTAGTGGAAGAACTGCCAGAAGCAGCAGTGTCTCCATTGACAGTGGAACAAAGATTAGAGGATTTTGATTATATGTGGAAGATTATTGAGGAGAACTACCCATTCCTAGAGGTAAATAAGCGTCTATACGGCGAGGATTGGCTTGCGAACAAAGAGGAGTACCGCAATAAAGTTGCAGCAGTGAAGACAGATGATGAGTTTTTTAGACGAATGAGATTCGTACTTAGCGGGTTAAATAATGGGCATACGAATTTTTTATCTAAGGAAGAATATCCATGGTTTCTAGAAAGTTATATTCGAGCAGGATTAGGTTCAGAGCCTTGGGTTAACGTGTTTCAGCAGTCTAACGTATTGGTCCGTTACAACCAGAAGCCTTTAACGGAACAACAGCAAAGCCCTAAAGAAAGCAATAACAATGTGAATAGTGGTGAGGCGGGAAGTAAGACAGGAATGACTTCCGGAAATGTTAAGAAAGTCATTATAGAGCCAGATCAAATAGCGTATCTAGGTACGCGAAGCTTTGCTGGCAATCTCATGGAGATGGATAGTTCTGAGATACGTGATTTTTTGATAGAAGTTAAAGATTATAAGACACTAATTCTAGATATCCGCGGAAATGGCGGAGGAAACAGTAGTTACTGGCGCAATAATATGGTTCCTCTACTGATTAATAAACCTATTACTTATAATACATATTCTCTTTATAGAGGAGGCGATTATTCCGAGGCCTTTATGCAGGCACGCCGGCTGACAGAAGGGTTACTACCTATTGCCAATATTAAAGACGAACAGATGCCAAATATACCGCCAGAAGCGACAACAATGTTTAGGAACTATAACAAAAATGTTGATATTGTAACCCCTTATCAATCTGTGGGATTCAAGGGGGAAATCTATTTGCTGGTAGATAGCTCTGTATATTCGTCCGCGGAAGGATTCGCCGCATTCGCCAAAGGTACCGGATTTGCTATGGTTGTAGGCGGGAAAACAGGGGGTGACGGTCTGGGGACAGATCCGCTAGTAGCTGCATTGCCGAATAGTGGTTATGTATTTAGGTTTTCCCTCCAGATGGGCCTTAACTCTGATGGAAGCTGCAACGAGGAAGTGAAGACGGTCCCTGATGTAGAGGTTGATCCCGATACCTCTAAACCTCTATTGGATCAGCCGGCGATTAAAAAGGTATTGGAACTTGCGGCTTCCCAATGA
- a CDS encoding GNAT family N-acetyltransferase: MIKLVHMDESAFQFFLGQATRDYAEDKIKAGAWDPEIAMKLSEEAISQSLPKGLNTDGAYLYSIVEISSDTQVGYIWFNVSEGRGGREAFIYDFYIFEPYQSKGYGKQAMIALDEEAREMNVTKIGLHVFGQNNRAFELYKKMGYTVTDITMSKDL, from the coding sequence ATGATTAAACTGGTCCATATGGATGAATCCGCTTTTCAATTTTTCTTAGGTCAAGCTACTCGTGACTATGCGGAAGATAAGATTAAAGCCGGTGCTTGGGATCCTGAAATCGCGATGAAGCTATCTGAGGAAGCCATTTCACAGTCTCTGCCCAAAGGGTTGAACACAGATGGTGCTTATCTATATTCTATAGTAGAGATAAGTAGTGATACTCAGGTTGGATATATTTGGTTTAATGTAAGCGAAGGCCGCGGTGGTCGAGAGGCTTTCATTTATGATTTCTACATTTTTGAACCGTATCAGAGCAAAGGTTATGGCAAGCAGGCTATGATCGCACTTGATGAGGAAGCCCGTGAGATGAACGTCACCAAAATCGGGTTACATGTCTTCGGTCAGAACAATCGTGCATTTGAGCTGTACAAAAAAATGGGATATACCGTAACCGACATTACGATGTCTAAAGATCTATAA
- the fni gene encoding type 2 isopentenyl-diphosphate Delta-isomerase, producing MPASRTGERKIEHVRLCLNEEVGGVGVTTGFEHYRFRHNALPELNFDDISLQTTFLERELRTPLLISSMTGGSKATGAINARLAEAAQRRGWALGVGSVRAAVERSELTETFYVRDKAPDIPVIANIGAVQLSYGFGVEECRRAVDIAGADFLVLHLNGLQEVFQPEGNTGFASLLSQIEKVCRALEVPVGVKEVGWGIDGDTAGRLYNAGVAFVDVAGAGGTSWSQVEKFRSVDPIRRAAAEAFADWGTPTADCIAEVRAVSPKGALIGSGGLKHGVDAAKALALGADLAGFGRNLLGPAVDSEEALEAALAQVELELKIAMFGIGAPDLATLRGTSRLIRK from the coding sequence ATGCCTGCATCAAGGACAGGTGAACGCAAAATAGAACATGTACGTCTTTGTCTAAATGAAGAAGTCGGTGGCGTCGGTGTGACTACGGGGTTTGAACATTACCGATTTCGGCATAATGCTCTTCCAGAGCTGAATTTCGATGATATATCATTGCAGACTACGTTCCTGGAACGTGAGCTGCGAACACCGCTGTTGATCAGCTCGATGACAGGTGGCAGTAAAGCAACTGGAGCTATTAATGCTCGGCTGGCAGAGGCAGCGCAGCGTCGCGGGTGGGCGCTGGGTGTTGGTTCTGTGCGAGCAGCGGTGGAGCGCTCTGAGCTAACCGAAACCTTTTATGTACGGGATAAAGCGCCTGATATTCCGGTTATTGCTAATATTGGCGCTGTACAGTTATCTTATGGCTTCGGAGTGGAGGAATGTCGCCGAGCTGTGGATATTGCCGGTGCGGATTTTCTTGTTTTGCATCTTAATGGTCTTCAAGAGGTCTTCCAACCGGAAGGGAATACTGGTTTTGCGTCCTTGTTATCTCAGATAGAAAAAGTATGTCGTGCACTTGAGGTTCCTGTAGGTGTAAAAGAAGTCGGCTGGGGTATTGACGGTGATACAGCAGGGCGTCTTTATAATGCAGGGGTAGCCTTTGTTGATGTGGCGGGTGCAGGCGGAACATCCTGGAGTCAAGTGGAGAAGTTCCGCAGTGTAGATCCTATACGGCGCGCAGCGGCTGAAGCCTTCGCGGACTGGGGTACTCCAACCGCAGATTGCATTGCAGAGGTACGTGCTGTCTCCCCGAAGGGGGCTTTGATTGGCAGCGGCGGCTTGAAGCATGGAGTGGATGCGGCGAAGGCATTAGCCCTCGGTGCTGATTTAGCAGGCTTTGGACGTAATCTGTTAGGACCGGCAGTAGATTCTGAAGAGGCGCTCGAAGCTGCACTAGCTCAAGTGGAGCTGGAACTTAAGATAGCGATGTTCGGCATCGGTGCTCCCGATTTAGCAACTTTACGTGGGACTTCCCGTTTAATACGTAAATAG